Part of the Halobaculum halobium genome, GAGATCGAAGACCGCGCCGACGAACTGGAAGCGGAACTGCACGAGGCGATGCTCCACCTGCCGCAGATCCCCGACGACGACGTGCCCGTGGGCGAGGACGAGTCCGAGAACGTCGAGCGCCGACGCGAGGGGTTCGACGACCTCCGACCCCTCCCCGAGGAGGTGACCCCGCACTACGACCTGGGCGAGGACCTGGACATCCTCGATTTCGACCGCGGGGCGAAGGTGTCGGGCGGCGGGTTCTACTTCGCGAAGGGCGAGGGCGCGATGCTGGAGCACGCGCTGATCCAGTTCTTCCTCGAGGTCCACCGCGAGCAGGGGTACACCGACGTGTTCCCGCCGATCCCGGTGAACTCGAAATCGATGGAGGGGACCGGCCAGTTCCCGAAATTCGTCGAGGACGCCTACCGCGTCGGCGACGAGAACGCCGACGAGATCGACGACGACGACCTCTGGCTCTTGCCGACGGCGGAGGTTCCGGTGACGAACATGTACCGCGACGAGATCCTGCTGGACGACGACCTCCCGATCAAACACCAGGCGTACTCGCCGAACTTCCGCCGCGAGGCCGGCGAGCACGGCACCGAGACGCGCGGGATCGTCCGCGTCCACCAGTTCAACAAGGTGGAGATGGTGAACTTCGTGCGCCCCGAGCGCAGCGAGGAGCGCTTCGAGCGCCTCGTCGAGGAGGCCGAGGAGGTGCTGCAACGCCTCGACCTCCCGTACCGCGTTCTGGAGATGTGCACCGGCGACCTGGGCTTCACGCAGGCGAAGAAGTACGACATCGAGGTGTGGGCACCCGGCGACGACATGGCCGACGGCCCCGAGCAGGGCGGTCGCTGGCTGGAGGTCTCGTCGGTGTCGAACTTCCGCGACTTCCAGGCGCGCCGCGCCGGCCTGCGGTTCCGTCCCGAGCGCCACGAGAGCGCCGAGTACCTCCACACGCTCAACGGCTCGGGCGTGGCTGTCCCGCGCGTCGTCGTGGCGATCTTGGAGTACTACCAGAACGACGACGGTACCGTCGACGTGCCCGAACCCCTCCGGCCCTACATGGGCGGCCGCGAGGTCATCGAGGGTAGCGAGAAGGTCGGCGAGAGCGCCGTCGGCGCCGGCGAGAAGGAGTAGGCGCCGGAATCCGGCGGCCGTCGCAGGCGTCCCCGTCGATCCCTAGTTGGTGTACGTCGTCAGCCGCTCGACGGCGTCGCCGCTCGCGAGGCGGAACACGTCGACGAAGCCGAACATGTCGGCGCCGTCGCCGTCGAGTAGACGTCCTCGAACCACGACCTCGGCGGGTGTGTCAGTCTCTCCGCCGCTGTCCGGGCCGCCGGAAGCGTCATCATCGTCGTCGGTTCGGACGTACACCGCGTCGAGGCGGTGTGCCGTGTCCGTCCGGGGGCGGTCCTCGCGCATGAATCGGACGAACGACTCGCGGCCCGAGAGGGTCCGGTCGGGGCGCTCGTGGACGAATTCGGGCGCGAGCAGGTCGGCGAGCGCGTCGTACTCGCCGGCGTCGACGGCGTCGTAGTACGACCGCACGGTCGCGTCGGCTGTCACGGATCGGATCCCGGGCCCGCGTGGCTTGAATCGGTCGGGGACGACGCGGTCGGCCGTCCGTTCTGAGGTGCGTGTCGGCTCGTCCACTCCGGGGCGCTTATTCGCCCGCGCGGACTCTCCCCTCGGTGTGGACCTGCACGTCCGGTACGAGGGCGACGACGACCCCGACAAGTGCACGGCCCGAAAGCTCGCGCGCTTCGATCTCGCGGAGC contains:
- a CDS encoding nuclear transport factor 2 family protein, which produces MTADATVRSYYDAVDAGEYDALADLLAPEFVHERPDRTLSGRESFVRFMREDRPRTDTAHRLDAVYVRTDDDDDASGGPDSGGETDTPAEVVVRGRLLDGDGADMFGFVDVFRLASGDAVERLTTYTN
- the serS gene encoding serine--tRNA ligase, which produces MISRQYLREHPEEVREGIENKGVDVDLDRILELDEEWRDLKGRGDTLRHERNEVSSEIGRLKQEGKEEEAQDAIDRSQDLKSELSEIEDRADELEAELHEAMLHLPQIPDDDVPVGEDESENVERRREGFDDLRPLPEEVTPHYDLGEDLDILDFDRGAKVSGGGFYFAKGEGAMLEHALIQFFLEVHREQGYTDVFPPIPVNSKSMEGTGQFPKFVEDAYRVGDENADEIDDDDLWLLPTAEVPVTNMYRDEILLDDDLPIKHQAYSPNFRREAGEHGTETRGIVRVHQFNKVEMVNFVRPERSEERFERLVEEAEEVLQRLDLPYRVLEMCTGDLGFTQAKKYDIEVWAPGDDMADGPEQGGRWLEVSSVSNFRDFQARRAGLRFRPERHESAEYLHTLNGSGVAVPRVVVAILEYYQNDDGTVDVPEPLRPYMGGREVIEGSEKVGESAVGAGEKE